The uncultured Hyphomonas sp. genome includes a region encoding these proteins:
- a CDS encoding spore coat U domain-containing protein — MTLRHLFRLLIASGLLAIIPSGTASATCVGLNCSCSVSADPLDFDIYNPLGGSHADAVGNVSVTCGALVLGANISYEVVLGAGGNGTGFNRAMSNGSDLLDYNLYTDSSRALIWGDGTGGTDTVMHAYLLSLVFSTTDDFPIYGRIPSGQNVETGSYGDTIVATVIF, encoded by the coding sequence ATGACCCTTCGCCACCTCTTTCGCCTGCTCATTGCCAGCGGCCTTCTGGCGATCATCCCTTCCGGTACCGCATCGGCGACCTGCGTCGGTCTGAATTGTTCCTGTTCGGTATCGGCCGACCCGCTGGATTTCGACATCTACAATCCGCTGGGCGGGAGTCATGCAGATGCCGTCGGAAATGTCAGCGTCACCTGCGGCGCGCTCGTTCTGGGCGCCAATATTTCCTATGAGGTGGTTCTGGGAGCGGGAGGGAATGGAACGGGATTCAACCGGGCCATGTCGAATGGAAGCGATCTTCTGGACTACAATCTCTACACGGATAGTAGCCGTGCACTGATCTGGGGAGACGGAACAGGCGGGACCGATACGGTCATGCATGCCTACCTGTTGTCATTGGTCTTCTCGACGACGGATGATTTTCCGATTTATGGCCGTATACCATCGGGGCAGAATGTGGAGACCGGAAGCTATGGCGATACGATCGTGGCTACGGTCATCTTCTGA
- a CDS encoding fimbria/pilus outer membrane usher protein yields MLTAICGAAGTEAGETPAASDIAASALPVSGAGSDGSGLSETGSLAASVVQLVLNGDALPDPVIIAESENEVLLPEALLSQSRIRQASDARLIDGRRYIPASALGAQAVELDRRTNTLRIDCSADCFHETVIPVRMDNRPELSPVRTGGFLNYDIFAEGGDIDHRSGALLEAGLFSSAGSGVVDFACTRQHSETDCVRLDATWTIDRPSTATRLEIGDTVTGAGRWEAPARFGGIRLGTDFSLTPDFITFPTPSISGDATLPGVVDVMVDGSQNYSTDVPAGPFTLTDLPVVTGAGSAELVLTDVLGRQSIVTADYYTAPQLLRSGLSDWSLEAGFLRNAFGQDSSHYDEGFIAAGYARGISDQFTFQARSSVSEALQSAGVSGTASRQGFGVVQASAAVSQSNGRSGNLVDFSHEWRSAAFSVGSSVRYMTPEYRQFGQSRSPPRTTARTYASFSDDRIGSISLSWSLRDERERDDFSTFGLRYTRPVGAMSLNLSAIRLAGQNDATIAALSLTMPLGGGVSSSMGADYRNRMLDGDIRIRKSAPPAGGLGYSAQASSGTHQRMEAGIDYRTRIGDAAGIVSQVENRTAGRMTLRGGAAIVDGSWVVAPSITNSLAVVTVGDQPGVQVFQDRQLVGRTDKQGQIVLTRLRPFERNVLSFDPRDVSLDRSFGLTQAIVVPGLRTGHRVEFDVGRSSDVLAYIVTPDGAPISSRGKIANPDTGEAYPIGKDGRVFIEGARQVTRLQFVRNKVICEARIVLGDTPVFAPYRDTGTIPCLPTGRLR; encoded by the coding sequence GTGTTGACAGCGATCTGCGGCGCCGCCGGGACAGAGGCTGGGGAAACACCTGCTGCGAGCGATATCGCTGCATCGGCACTTCCTGTTTCCGGGGCAGGGTCTGATGGTTCCGGCCTGTCGGAGACAGGCAGCCTGGCAGCCTCCGTCGTCCAGCTAGTCCTGAACGGAGATGCACTTCCGGACCCGGTCATCATTGCGGAAAGTGAAAACGAAGTCCTGCTTCCGGAAGCATTGCTCAGTCAGAGCCGGATCCGTCAGGCCAGTGATGCCAGGTTGATAGACGGACGCAGATATATCCCGGCTTCGGCGCTTGGTGCCCAGGCCGTTGAGCTTGACCGGCGGACCAACACGCTCCGCATCGATTGTTCTGCCGATTGCTTTCATGAGACCGTGATCCCGGTCAGGATGGATAATCGCCCTGAACTGTCTCCAGTCCGCACGGGTGGGTTCCTGAATTATGATATCTTCGCCGAGGGAGGCGACATTGACCATCGCTCGGGCGCCTTGCTTGAGGCCGGATTGTTTTCTTCTGCCGGAAGCGGGGTGGTCGATTTTGCCTGCACGCGCCAGCATTCTGAAACCGATTGCGTGCGTCTGGATGCGACATGGACGATTGACCGGCCATCCACCGCGACGCGCCTGGAAATTGGCGATACGGTGACAGGTGCGGGACGATGGGAGGCGCCAGCCAGGTTTGGCGGCATCCGTCTTGGAACGGATTTTTCCCTGACGCCGGATTTCATCACGTTTCCAACCCCATCAATTTCCGGGGATGCCACGCTGCCGGGCGTGGTGGACGTCATGGTCGACGGTTCACAGAATTATTCCACCGATGTTCCGGCGGGGCCTTTCACGCTGACCGACTTGCCTGTGGTGACCGGCGCCGGTTCTGCGGAACTCGTTCTGACAGATGTTCTCGGCCGGCAATCCATCGTGACGGCAGATTATTATACAGCGCCCCAATTGCTGAGATCGGGGTTGAGCGACTGGTCGCTGGAAGCCGGGTTCCTGCGGAACGCGTTTGGCCAGGATTCCAGTCACTATGATGAAGGGTTCATTGCTGCTGGCTATGCGCGGGGGATTTCCGATCAGTTCACATTCCAGGCAAGATCTTCCGTCAGCGAAGCCTTGCAAAGTGCAGGTGTCTCCGGAACCGCCTCGCGGCAGGGGTTTGGCGTCGTCCAGGCGAGCGCCGCTGTGTCGCAAAGTAACGGACGATCCGGCAATCTTGTCGATTTCAGCCATGAATGGCGCTCTGCGGCATTTTCGGTTGGTAGCAGTGTCCGCTACATGACCCCTGAGTACCGGCAATTCGGGCAATCCCGCAGCCCGCCACGAACAACCGCCCGGACCTATGCAAGCTTCTCTGACGACCGGATCGGGTCCATTTCACTCTCCTGGTCTCTTAGGGATGAACGCGAGAGGGACGACTTCTCGACATTCGGGCTGCGCTATACCCGGCCCGTCGGCGCCATGTCCCTCAACCTGTCCGCGATAAGGCTGGCAGGGCAGAATGATGCGACGATTGCTGCGCTTTCGTTGACCATGCCTCTGGGGGGCGGGGTCAGTTCGAGCATGGGGGCGGATTATCGAAACAGGATGCTTGATGGGGATATCCGGATCCGCAAAAGTGCGCCGCCCGCTGGCGGCCTTGGCTATTCGGCACAGGCCAGTTCCGGAACGCATCAGCGAATGGAGGCTGGTATCGATTACCGGACCCGGATCGGCGATGCCGCTGGTATCGTCAGCCAGGTGGAAAACCGCACGGCAGGCCGGATGACGCTCCGGGGCGGGGCCGCAATCGTGGACGGAAGCTGGGTTGTTGCGCCATCGATCACCAATAGCCTGGCGGTGGTCACGGTGGGAGACCAGCCAGGTGTGCAGGTGTTCCAGGACAGGCAATTGGTGGGCCGGACTGACAAGCAGGGCCAGATCGTCCTGACCCGGCTGCGGCCGTTTGAACGCAATGTGCTTTCCTTCGACCCGCGCGACGTTAGCCTTGACCGTTCATTTGGATTGACCCAAGCGATTGTTGTGCCCGGGCTCCGCACCGGCCATCGGGTTGAATTTGACGTTGGCCGGTCGAGTGATGTCCTGGCCTATATCGTAACCCCTGATGGCGCGCCCATTTCATCCAGAGGCAAAATTGCAAATCCTGATACCGGCGAGGCCTATCCGATTGGCAAGGACGGCCGTGTCTTTATCGAAGGCGCCCGGCAGGTGACCCGGCTGCAGTTCGTTCGGAACAAGGTGATTTGTGAAGCCAGGATTGTTCTTGGCGACACGCCGGTATTCGCACCTTACCGGGATACCGGGACGATCCCCTGCTTGCCGACGGGGAGGCTCAGATGA
- a CDS encoding spore coat U domain-containing protein, producing the protein MPGGQVLAQTASDSFAVTAEVIDACDITANDLDFGNYSSISGSALDASSTLDVTCTNGTLYAVELNEGTTSGGAFTERLMTDGSDTLGYNLYTSSARTTVWGDGSGATSTVIGTGSGVLQSLSVYGRVPASQNVPVGSYSDTVTATISF; encoded by the coding sequence ATGCCCGGAGGGCAAGTGCTGGCGCAAACGGCGAGCGACAGTTTCGCGGTCACAGCCGAGGTGATCGATGCCTGCGACATCACTGCAAACGATCTCGATTTTGGAAATTACAGCAGTATCTCCGGCAGCGCTCTGGATGCCTCCTCGACCCTGGATGTGACGTGTACAAATGGAACATTGTATGCGGTGGAGCTCAATGAAGGTACCACCAGCGGAGGCGCATTCACAGAGCGCCTCATGACGGATGGAAGCGATACGCTGGGCTACAATCTCTACACTTCGTCTGCAAGGACCACGGTCTGGGGGGACGGAAGCGGGGCGACATCTACCGTCATCGGAACTGGAAGCGGTGTCCTGCAATCCCTTTCGGTCTATGGCCGGGTGCCGGCATCGCAGAACGTGCCTGTCGGTAGCTATTCGGACACGGTTACGGCGACGATCAGTTTCTGA
- a CDS encoding fimbria/pilus periplasmic chaperone → MMKWLATFLIFLLMLDLRASAEGLTVYPTSLVLDEARRVGVLTLVNQGGEEAIYELAGYRWTEADGADHLIPDKAFIVTPPVVTLAPGEQRVVRVGVLAGGAPLAVEQAYRVRVSELHSGDLSRGNALDVRLQILLPVFLGGGSRDLDLGFSAEENQDGQLCLEGLNSGDSHARLVWVAPAGHPEKKTPIHKYMLAKSSARFCVDPVAKPGGKVSVGATSIYQSDVQSFLTDIAVP, encoded by the coding sequence ATGATGAAGTGGCTGGCTACTTTCCTGATATTTCTCCTGATGCTGGATTTGCGCGCCAGCGCTGAGGGGCTGACCGTTTATCCGACCTCGCTGGTCCTGGATGAGGCCCGTCGTGTCGGAGTTCTGACGCTTGTGAACCAGGGGGGTGAAGAGGCCATTTATGAGCTTGCCGGGTATCGCTGGACAGAAGCGGACGGTGCAGATCATCTGATCCCGGATAAAGCGTTCATCGTCACGCCTCCGGTCGTGACCCTGGCCCCCGGCGAACAGCGTGTTGTGCGTGTCGGAGTTTTAGCGGGTGGTGCGCCTCTGGCTGTCGAGCAGGCCTATCGTGTCAGAGTGAGCGAACTTCACTCCGGAGATCTTTCCCGGGGCAATGCACTTGATGTGAGGCTGCAAATACTCCTGCCGGTGTTCCTTGGCGGAGGCAGCCGCGATCTCGACCTTGGCTTCTCGGCCGAAGAAAATCAGGACGGTCAGCTCTGCCTGGAGGGACTGAATTCGGGTGACAGTCATGCCAGACTCGTCTGGGTCGCGCCAGCCGGCCATCCCGAAAAGAAGACGCCGATCCACAAATACATGCTGGCGAAAAGCAGCGCGCGGTTTTGCGTCGATCCGGTCGCAAAGCCTGGCGGAAAGGTATCGGTTGGCGCGACGTCGATTTATCAGAGCGATGTCCAGAGCTTCCTGACGGATATCGCGGTGCCCTGA